GCGTCTCCTCGACGGGGTCCTGATCGGCCTCGTGGGCGGCACGCGCGGTGAGTCCGACGATGACGTTCTCGCGGACGCTGAGGTCCTCGTAGAGCTCGATCGCCTGGAAGGTACGGCCCAGGCCCTGAGCCACCCGCCGGTGGGGCTTGAGTACAGCCAGATCCGTGTCGCCGAGGCGGACGGCGCCCTCGGCGGTCGCGAAACCGCTGATCGCGTCGATGGCCGTCGTCTTGCCAGCGCCGTTGGGTCCGATGAGTCCGACGATCTCGCCCTCGCGGACCTCGAGGTCGACCCCGCTGACGGCGGTGACACCGCCGTACCGGACGGTGAGTCCACGCACGGTGAGCAGATCGGGACCGACCTCCCGCGCCACGGCATCAGCGCTGGCCAGCTCGGTGTCGACCTCGAGGTCGGTCGTGCGCGCGATCCCGGCAGCGCCGGTGTCGGCCAGCGGGTCGGTGCCTGCTCGACGCTCACGCCAGCGCTCGATGACGCCCTGCGGATGGCTGATGATGCCCTCGGGATTGGTGATGACGGTGACGATGAGCAGGACCGCAGCAACGACCTCGTACCAGTGGCCGGTGGTGAAGACATTGGTCAGGAGGACGTACATGAGCCCGAAGGTCGCGATGACGCCCGCGAAGAGGCCACCGCTGACCGAGGTGATCCCGGCCAGGTAGACAGTGCCGAAGAAGGCCAGGCCGACGATCGCCGAGAAGGGGTCGTACGTCACCGAACCGAGCTTGTAGGAGAGCAGGGCCCCGCCGAGTCCGGCGATGAAGGAACCGATCGCGAAGGCGATGATCTTGGTCCGCACCACGTTGACCCCGGCCGCGGCTGCCGAGCGCTCATTGGCTCGGACGGCGAGCATCTGCGAGCCCAGCCGGCTGGTGCGCAGCTTGGCGACACTGATCGCCACCGCGATGAGCACCACGAGGCAGAGCAGACCGAAGGTGGCCCGGGGGAAGGCGTCACCGGCGCCGACCCCGAAGTCGATCCCGAAGAGCGTGGGGTTCTCGACCCTGAGGCCCTCGCCGACGATGTCGACGTTGCGGAACCACAGGGCCTCGAGCGCGCCGGCCAGGGCGAAGGTGACAACGGCGACGGTCAGACCGCGGATGCGCAGGGCCGGCAGGCCGATGACCACGCCGACGACCATCGCGCCGATCGCGGCCACGACCGGCGCGATCGGGAAGGGGACCCCCCAGTCAGCGGTCAGGGGCGCGAGGAGGAAGGCGGCCACCCCCGCGAGGGGGAGCTGGGCGAGGGAGACCTGCCCTGCGTAGCCGGTGACGACGACGCTCGACAGCGCGATGACGCCGTAGATCAGGGTCGAGATGAGTCCGCTGCGCCAGTCCCCGGAGAAGGCGACCAGGCCGACGAGGACGGCGGCGGTCGGGATGATGGTGGGGATGAGCAGGCTCCGCGGTCGAGGGGCCCGCCCGAGCGTCGCGGTGATGATGGAGCCGCGGCCCGGCAGGGGCTTGGCTCGCAGGACGAGGACGACCAGGATCAGCACGAGCGGCACGAGCTCGGGCATCCCGCTGCTGGGCAGCCAGTCGTGAGACCCCGCGAGGAACTGCACCTCGGACTGCAGCATGCCGATGAGGAAGCCGGCGAAGAGGGCCACGAGGATGCTGGCGAAGCCGCCCATGATGGCCGCCGCGAGCGCGGGGACGATGAAGAGGGTGTAGGACACCGGGATCAGCGGCACGATCGGCGAGATGAGGATGCCACCGAGTCCGGCGACAGCCGAGCTGATCACCCAGTTGTAGGCGGAGATGTTCGTCGGCGAGATGCCGCTGACGTAGGCGCCCTTCTCGCTCTCGGCGACGGCGCTCGTCGCGCGGCCCAAGCGGGTGTACCGGTACCCGGCTGCGATGAGCAGCCCGACGACCAGGACCGTCCCGGCGAGGTAGACGCGGTCCTTGGGGATGTTGGCCTCGCCGAAGCGCCATGCACCCGTGGGGAAGATCGCCGTGACGTTGACCGCCTGCGTGCCCATCCGGGCAGCGATGAGCGAGGTGATCAGCAGCGAGACACCGAGCGAGGCCACAGCCTTGGCCACCGGGGGGGCGTGCCGAAGGGGGCGGAAGACGACCAGGTGCAGACCCAGACCGATGAGACCGGCCACGACGACCGCCGCGAGGGCCGCGGGCACCAGGCCCCAGGGCTCGCCGATCGGGATCGTGTTGTCCATGCCCGGGATGAGGTTGAGCAGCTCACCCTGT
The genomic region above belongs to Janibacter limosus and contains:
- a CDS encoding branched-chain amino acid ABC transporter permease/ATP-binding protein, whose amino-acid sequence is MTQHLTFLMLGLGNGSVFAALALALVLTYRSSGVVNFATGSIALVTAYVYALLRQGELLNLIPGMDNTIPIGEPWGLVPAALAAVVVAGLIGLGLHLVVFRPLRHAPPVAKAVASLGVSLLITSLIAARMGTQAVNVTAIFPTGAWRFGEANIPKDRVYLAGTVLVVGLLIAAGYRYTRLGRATSAVAESEKGAYVSGISPTNISAYNWVISSAVAGLGGILISPIVPLIPVSYTLFIVPALAAAIMGGFASILVALFAGFLIGMLQSEVQFLAGSHDWLPSSGMPELVPLVLILVVLVLRAKPLPGRGSIITATLGRAPRPRSLLIPTIIPTAAVLVGLVAFSGDWRSGLISTLIYGVIALSSVVVTGYAGQVSLAQLPLAGVAAFLLAPLTADWGVPFPIAPVVAAIGAMVVGVVIGLPALRIRGLTVAVVTFALAGALEALWFRNVDIVGEGLRVENPTLFGIDFGVGAGDAFPRATFGLLCLVVLIAVAISVAKLRTSRLGSQMLAVRANERSAAAAGVNVVRTKIIAFAIGSFIAGLGGALLSYKLGSVTYDPFSAIVGLAFFGTVYLAGITSVSGGLFAGVIATFGLMYVLLTNVFTTGHWYEVVAAVLLIVTVITNPEGIISHPQGVIERWRERRAGTDPLADTGAAGIARTTDLEVDTELASADAVAREVGPDLLTVRGLTVRYGGVTAVSGVDLEVREGEIVGLIGPNGAGKTTAIDAISGFATAEGAVRLGDTDLAVLKPHRRVAQGLGRTFQAIELYEDLSVRENVIVGLTARAAHEADQDPVEETLALLGLGSVADRPAGSLSQGQRQLVSIARAIIGRPKVLLLDEPAAGLDSTESLWLGERLRGIRDSGITILMVEHDMGLVLSLCDRIHVLNFGELIASGSPREIRANQQVSQAYLGTSHVKVVA